The window GCAGGTGCTTACGATCTTCGTCCGCACGATCACGGTCTTTTTCCAACATCTTGCGGACAAATACGCAGCGGAGGGCAGCACCTTCGGCATTGAGATGTGCCACATCGGCGGACTTCTCCTGCAGGCACTCCGCGTTGCCGTACCCGCAGGTCTTGTCGCAATTATCGCGGGGACGGATACGGTCAGCGCGATGCTGAACTCCATTCCCGAGGTTGTCACACGTGGACTCCAGGTCTCGGGTGGTTTCATTGTCGTCGTCGGATACGCCATGGTCATCAACATGATGGATGCGAAGTCCCTCATGCCATACTTCTTCCTCGGTTTCCTACTCGCCGTCTTCACGCCGATGAACCTCGTCGCATTCGGTGCGATTGGTCTCATCTGCGCCTACTTCCACATCCGCAGCCTCGAGGTCGAGCTGAGTGTGGCGGGCGCGGGCAGAACGAGCAGCAAAGCAGTGGATGACATCGATGATTCGGATCTCATGTGAGGAGGGAATGCCATGGAAAAGCAACTGACCAAGAGAGAGCTCGTCTGGATCTTTATCCGCTCCAATTTCCTGCTCGCGTCCTATAATTTCGAGCGTATGCAGGCGATGGGATTCTGCGTTTCGCTGATCCCCGCGCTCAAGAAGCTCTATCAGGGCGATGAACTCAAGGCGGCACTGAAACGTCACCTCGAGTTCTTCAATACACAGCCGTTTCTTGCCGCCTCCATCATGGGCATCATTGCGGCGATGGAGGAAAAGCGTGCGAACGGTGCGGCGATCAGTCCGCAGACGCTCTCGGGTGTCAAGGTCGGTCTTATTGGCCCCTTGGCGGGCGTTGGGGACCCGATCTTCTGGGGGACGCTGCGTCCCGTTCTCGCCGCCCTTGGTGCAGGAATTGCACTGACGGGCAGCATCATCGGACCGATCCTCTTCTTCGTCGCGTTCAATGTGCTGCGTCTCTTGACGCACTGGTACGGCGTCATGTATGGCTACGCGAAGGGGACGGAGCTCGTGGAAGAGGTCGGCGGGAACAAGATGCGCTACCTCACGGAGGGTTCATCCGTCCTCGGACTCCTCGTCATGGGGGCACTTGTCGCAAAGTGGACGAGCGTCAATATGCCGCTTGTTCTCTCGGAGTACACGAACAGTCAGGGCGAACTTGTCGTTACGACAGTGCAGACAATTCTCGACAGCCTCATGCCGAGCATGGTTCCGCTCCTCATGACGTTCGCCTGCATGTATCTGCTCAAGAAGAGCGTGAATCCGCTGCTCATCATTGTCGGACTCTTCGCGATCGGCATTATCGGCTATGCAATTGGGCTGCTGGCATAATGTATTGGACGAAGCTGTTGCATGGCGATGTGACAGCTTCTTTTCGTAAACGAACACAAAGGAGAATTACCATGCTGACAAAGGATGCAATCATGAAGCTTGCGAATGGCAGCGACGTGCGCGGTGTTGCCGTCGAGGGTGTTGCGGACGAGCCGGTAACGCTTACTGTCGAAGCTGTAAACCGCATCGCGGGTGCGTTTGTGGAGTTTCTTGCGCGGCGCAGCGGCAAGAAGCCCGGCGAGTTGAAGATCACAATCGGGCATGATGCACGCATCTCAGCCCCCATGCTGATGGAGGCAGCAGTGAAAGGGCTGCGGGCAAAGGGCGCGGCAGTGCTCGACTGTGGGCTTGCCTCGACACCGGCAATGTTTATGTCCATCATCTTTCCGGAGACCGCTGCCGACGGTGCCGTTATGCTGACGGCGAGTCATCTGCCCTACAATCGGAACGGTATGAAGTTCTTTACGGCGAGTGGTGGATTGGAACACGAGGACATCCATGCGATTCTTGAGATGGCAGCGACGATTGAGGAGGGCACAGCAGACATCACGGGGGTTGTGGAATATGACCTGATCGCGCGCTATGCCCTACATCTACGCGGACTGATCTGCACGAAACTCAGTTTCCCGCGTGGAGGAAAGCCTCTGCGTGGAATGCACGTCGTTGTGGATGCGGGCAACGGGGATGGTGGATTCTTTGTCAATCGCATATTGAAACCACTGGGGGCAAATACGGAAGGCAGTCAGTTCCTCGAACCCGACGGGATGTTCCCAAACCATATGCCGAATCCGGAGGACAAGACGGCAATGGAGTCCCTACGAAATGCCGTTCTTGCGAGCAAGGCAGATCTCGGACTTATCTTTGATACGGATGTCGACCGCATGGGTGCCGTCCTCGCCAATGGGGAGGAAATCAGCCGCAACAGCCTGATTGCGATGATGGCATCGATTCTTGCGGAGGAGTATCCTGGCAGTACGATTGTGACGGATTCCGTCACGTCGGACGAGCTGAGCGTGTTCTTGGAGCAGAAACTGGGGCTGAAGCACCACCGCTATATGCGTGGCTATAAGAACGTCATCAACGAGTGCATCCGCCTGAACAGAGAGGGCATCAGTTCACCGCTCGCGATCGAGACTTCGGGGCACGGCGCGCTGCGCGAGAACTACTATCTCGACGACGGGGCGTACCTCGCCGTCCGCCTGCTGATCGCCGCAGCACTGGGGCGAAAGGAGGGACATCCCCTCGCATCGCGCATTGCGCGCCTCGGGCAGCCTGCAGAGAGCCGCGAATACCGTTTGCGCATCGTCGGGCAGGAGGCGTACCGCGTCTACGGGGACAAGGTGCTTTCCGCATTCGGTGAGCGCGCGCGGGCGGCGGGTATCTCCATCGCAGAGCCGTCCTATGAGGGCGTCCGTCTCGTCTTCGCCGAGGGATGGGCACTCCTGCGCATGTCGCTCCACGATCCGAACATGCCGCTCAACATAGAAAGTCGCTCGGAGGGAGGCTGCGCAGTGATTGCCGCTCGCGTGAAATCCCTGCTGGATGGTTTTGATTCGCTCGATCTCAGATCCTTAGAGACATGAGTGTATTTCACTATTGACAGAAGTTCCTTATTAGTGTAAATTATACATAACAAATGTATGATACATATAAAATAAATGGAGGTAATAGATGAAGCTGGAGGATGCCATCAATACGATCAGTTGTTTTCTGGCACTGCGACAGATCGAGGAACTGACGCCTGAGAGCTTGGAGGTACATTGTGGAGCAGGACAAGCCGATGTTTTGCTTGCGTTTGGCAACGATTTGCCGGAGGTGGCGGAGGCTGCGTGCAGAGCCTATCTCTCCGGCATATGCAAAAAGATCTTGTTTGCTGGAGGAGTCGGGCATTCCACGCAGATCTTAAAGGACAAGATGAAGGCAATGCCGGAATACCGCGCCTGTGATCTGTCTGGTGCAGAGGCGGATATCTATGCAGAAATTGCGCGTAAGAAGTTTGATATTCCGGAGCAGGATATCCTCGTGGAGAACGCCTCTCGCAACTGCTCGGAGAATGGGCGGAATGCACTCCGTATACTGAGGGAGTATGGCATTCCTCATCAGGTGATGATTCTCCTGCAGGATCCGACGATGCAGTATCGCAGCTATGTATCTATGGCAGATCTTGTCACGAAAGGGGATATACTGATCAGCTATGCCCCGTTTGTGCCGCAGATGAATGCGGAGTTGGAATTTACCGAACAGATCAAGGGACTTTGGCCGCGCGAGCGCTTTTACTCCCTGTTGATGGGGGAGATTCGCCGTCTCCGTGATGATGAGAACGGGTATGGACCGAAGGGCTGCGGATTTATTCCACATGTTGACATCCCTGTCGATGTGGCGGCGGCAGATGAAGTGCTGCACAATGAGTTAGAGTGTTATGCTGCGCGTTGAATGGAGGGCTGACCATGAAGTTTTTGGAATTTGTCCCGCAGACGGACGACATCGACATGGAGCGCATCGAGCGCTTTCACAACTATATGCAGGAGCGCCGCGCGAGCATCTGTAGCGAGCGCGCCGTGCTCTATACGGAGTCGTTCCGTGAGACCGAGGGCGAGGATTATACGATCCGCAAGGCGAAGGCGTTCGCGCATACCCTGCGCCACATGACAATCTACATCGAGGAGGACAGCCTGATCTTCGGCAATCAGGCAAGCCGCAACTTTGCCGCACCGATTTTCCCCGAGTTTTCTATTGACTGGGTGGTGAAGGAACTCGACGAGTTCGACAAGCGTTCGGGCGACGTGTTCTACATCACAGAGGAGGTCAAGGAGGATATCCGCCGCATCGCGCCGTACTGGCACGGGCACACGCACGAGGACGAGGTACAGCGGACGACAACGGAGAGCGTCCGCATGGCGGAAAAGCAGAAGGTCATCCATCGTGGCGGCATCTCCATGTCGGGCGACGGGCACATTGTCCCGAAGCACGAGCTGATTCTCGAAAAGGGCTTCCGCGCCATCAGCGAGGAGGCAAAGGAAAAGTTAAAAGGGGCGGGGCTTACCGAGGAGAACCGCGTCTTCTATGAGGCGGTCGTGATCGCGCTCGAAGGGGCACTTGACTTTATCAAACGCTATGCCGCGCTCGCACGGGAACTGGCGGAGAAGGAGCAGAATCCGAAGCGGCGTGAGGAACTGCTGGCGATGGGCGAGATGGCAGAGACGCTGATGGAGCGCCCCGCGCAGAGCTACTGGGAGGGCTGCGAGACGGTCTACCTCGTGCACATGCTCCAGATGATCGAGAGCAACGGGCATTCCTTCTGCTACGGTCGCTTCGACCAATATATGTACGATCTCTATCGGCACGATATCGACCATGGGATTTTGTCGGTGGAAAAGGCGCTTGAGATCACGACCCATATGTTCCTCATGAACAGCGGCAACAACAAGGTGCGCCCCTACGGGCACACGCGCTTCTCGCAGGGCCATCCGCTCTACTCGAACCTCATGGTCGGCGGCTACCGCCCCGACGGTACGGACGGCTCGAACGAACTGTCCGCGCTCTGCATCGAGGCGATGAACCTCACGGCGATGGCGGAGCCGAACTTCTCCATGCGCTACAACGCCGACACGCCCGAGAGTCTGCTGCGCCTCGCGGGGCGTCTCATCCGCACGGGCTGCGGTATGCCGTCCATGTTCAACGACGACGCGGCAGTGCGCGGGCTGGAGAGCCTCGGCATCAAACGCGAGGATGCGCTCGACTACTGCGCGATCGGCTGCGTGGAGACGGGCGTGCCCGGCAAATACGGACACCGTGCGACGGGCATGACCTACGTCAACTGGGGCAAGATTTTGGAGCTTGTCATCTACAACGGCACCGATCCCGACAGCGGCATCCAGATGATGAGTGTGAACGGGCAGCCCGGTAAGGACATCACGTACAAGTCCTATGATGAGATGTGGGCGGCATGGAAGAAGCTGCTGAAATTCTACTCGGACATCGCCGTCGAATGCGATGTGATCTGCGACAAGGCGCTCGCCGTGTACGATGCCGACCCGTTTGCCTCCTGCTTTATCGACAACTGCATGGAGGTCGGCAAGCTGCTCAAGAACGGCGGCTGTCAGTACGACGTGATCTCGCAGTCGAACATCGGTCCCGCCGTGCTCGGCAACTCGTTCGAGGCGATCAAGAAGCTGATCTTTGACGAGAAAAAGCTGACATGGGACGAACTGAAACACGCGATGGAGGTCAACTGGATGGGAGAGGAGGGCAAGCGTGTCCACGATCTTGTCAAGTCCGCGCCGAAGTTTGGCAACGATGAGGACGAGGTGGACGGTATCGTGCGCGACATCTTCGAGTCTTATCTGGAACTCCTGCCCGCATATAAGACCGATCGGACGGGCAGAGGCCCCGAGGTCAGCTGCTATACAATGTCCACGAGCAATATCACATCCTATGTGCCAAACGGTCTGGACGTGGGGGCGACGCCGGACGGGCGTATGGCACGCTCGCCGCTCAACGAGGGATGCTCGCCGACGCAGGGGACGGATGTGAACGGCCCGACGGCCGTCATCCGCTCCGTGTCGAAATTGCCGAACTGGAAGGTTGCGGCGGGACAGCTGCTCAACATGCGCTTTGCACCGGGCACGCTCGCGGGTGAGGAGAATCTGCAAAAATTCGTGGGATTCCTGCGCGCGAGTCAGCGCATGGGCATCTATCACAATCAGTTCAACGTCATTGACTCCACGACGCTGCGCGACGCGCAGAAGAATCCCGAGCAGTACACGGATCTCATCGTGCGTGTGGCGGGCTACTGCGCGCAGTTTGTTTCGCTCATGCCAGAGACGCAGGATGCCATCATTGCGCGTACGGAGAACGAGTGGTGAGTGTGAAAGGTCTCGTCGGGTTTCTGCAGGGCTACTCCACAAAGGACGGTCCCGGCATCCGTACGACGGTGTTCTGCGTGAATTGCAATCTGCGCTGTAAGTGGTGCTCGAATCCCGAGCTAATGCTGCCGGGGAAGAAGACGATGCATTTCACGCTCGGCGGCGAGGAGCGCACGCAGGAGGTCGGGGAGGAGTGGGACAGCGCACAGCTCGCAGCATGGCTTGCGCGTGACCGCACCTTTTATGAGGAGTCGGGCGGCGGCATCACCTTCTCCGGCGGAGAGGCAGCGCTGCAGGCGGACTTTGTGGCGGATACGGCGGCGCGTCTCGCGGCGATGGGCATATCCTCCGCGCTTGACACGGCGGGCGATGTTCCGTGGGAGACGCTTGACCGCCTCTCCGATCACATGGCGTATGTGCTCTACGATGTCAAGGCGTTCGATGGGGAACTTCATCGGGCGTGCACGGGCAGGGGCAACGCACGCATCCTTGCAAATCTTGAAAAACTTGCGGCAAAGGGGCAGCGTCTCATCATCCGCATGGTGATTGTGCCGGGGTACAACGATGATCTCGCCGATGTGCAAAAGCGCATGGCGTTTGTGAAAAAACTCGGAGATGCGGTCGAACGCGTGGACATCCTGCCCTACCATACCCTCGGCAAGGGAAAGTATCAGCGCCTCGGCATCCCCTATCCGATTGCAGGGGATGAGCGTATCTCTGAGACTTATTGGATGCAGCTGCGTGCTGTAGCGGACGAGGTCGGCGTGTCTGTGAGGATTGCACTAGAATAAAGGAAGCGTTGATAAGTTCAGTATCGTTTGCTAATCTCATTTTATCATGCTTCTAAGAAACATCGGGCTATTATATAACATAGCTCGATGTTTTTCATATGTGGTCGCCGAATAGGCATGATAAACCCCCAAGTTCAACTGGGGGTAGAGAAAAAATTCTTATAGAAAAGGGATGCGCCTCCTATGCTAAACTAGAAGTGTCCTGACAACCACAAATGAAGAATAGCATATCCTTCTCTGGGGACTTGTCGGCGGTGTCAACGCAAATATGAATCAGTTCTGGATCACACGCGCTGCACTCGACGCACCGACATTCGCAAATGGACTCTTTTTGACGGCAACGAATGCCGGAACAATGGCGGGGGCGATGTTCGGCGGCGCGATCATTGCCACATACGGTATGGCAGCGATCATGTTCGGTGGAATTGTCTTCGCGATAATCAGCCTCATATTTCTATTGATGCCTACATCCACATCGGCTTCTGTGCAGAAAAATTGCATTTTTACAGGGGCGAAGAGCAGTGTGCCGTAAAAAACAAAAATGCCTCTGGACATACAGGTTGAACGACTTGAGATTGGTGATGCTCCCACACACAACACAGATTCCATTCGCCCTACCCAGCGTTTGGAATCTCTTTTCTTTTGCAAAGAATCATTAGGCATCTTCCCCTCTCTTGTGTTATAATTTTCTTATATTTGAAACGTAGGAGGGAAGGCCGTTGTTTGCAAAGACTTATGGTGCGACGACCCTCGGGATTGATGGACGGATTATCGACGTTGAGGTGGATGTGTCGCCCGGGCCGCCGGGCTTTGAACTGGTGGGGCTTCCCGATACGTCGGTGAAGGAGTCGAAGATACTCGTAAAATCGTGGTATTATTTCTATAAATGGCCAATATCCTAATATAGAGACCGAAGGAGAGGGATTGTTTGATTTGGAATAAGCTAAACGATTTTTTTGACTTGCATGGCGACATTGCGTCAATACAGGAGATTACAGAGCGGATCAATGCCGGCGTGCGATTTCGGGGGACGAATCTCAGTGTCCTGATGCTGGCGATCTTTATCGCCTCCATCGGGCTCAATATGAACAGCACGGCGGTCATCATTGGCGCGATGCTGATCTCCCCGCTGATGGGGTCGATCCTTGGCATTGGCTATGGGCTTGCCCGTTATGACAGCACATACATCCGTTCCAGCGCAGGAAGCCTGCTCGCCCAAGTCGTCATTTCGGTTGCCACATCGACGCTTTATTTTTCCCTCACACCGATCGATGCCCCCTCGTCCGAACTGCTTGCACGGACATCGCCGACCATCTGGGACGTTTTGATTGCTGTCTTTGGCGGATTGGCAGGAATCATCGGCGTAACACGCAAAGAGGGCGGGAATGTCATCCCCGGTGTTGCGATTGCGACAGCTCTTATGCCTCCTCTCTGCACCGCAGGATATGGCATTGCCACGGGCGTTATGGCGTACACTGTGGGCGCACTCTACCTGTTCTTTATCAACAGCTTCTTTATCTGTCTGACGGCATTCATCGTCTTGAAAATCATAGACATTCCCTCCAAGATAGAGCGGAACTCCGTGGAATTCTCAAGACAGAAACGCTATCTGATGGCCGTTGCCATACTTGTCACGCTGCCCAGCTGTTTCTTTGCGTATCAAAGCGTGCAGGAAAATCTGGAGAACGAGCAGGCGAAGATCTATATCGAGGAGAATTTCAAAGCACTGCCTCACCTTGCGATCTCTTATACCTTGGACAGCCAGAAGAAAACATTGACGGTGTTTACGATCACGGGAATATCGGAGGATGATTTGACGGGATTGACGGAGAAACTGCATGAAAAGGCACATCTCAGAGCGTTCCGGCTAGAGGTTTTTTCTGCGGAAGATCGCGAAGAGATGGAGGCAATGATCGATCAGAGACTCAGCGAGGTTAGGAAAAGTGCCATCCCCTCTGTGCAGGAGCAGCAGACCGTGACTGCACTCAAGTCTGCCCGCGAGGAAAGCGAGAAGCAGGGAACCTACATATTGGACTGGAATCGAGAGGCACACATCGTATTTCCGCAAATCTCCCGCATCGCCGTCGGGAGTGTACGCGCACCTGCCGGCACTGGGGATAAATCGGCTGCTCTGAGTGAAACGCAAATTGCGTTCATATATCTGCAATCGGATATGGACGAAGCGTCGCGTGCTCGCTTGACCAAATGGATTTCAGACAAAGCAAAGAACCGTGTAGAGGTGCACTTCTTTCCTGAAGTCTCGGCAACAAAGGAGAACAAAGGGGAGTGAACTGTATCTGAGGACGGAGTCCAGAGATCGTGAAGAAAAATACGAGACTACAATAGGAGGGAAGGCCGTTGTTTGCAAAGACTTATGGTGCGACGACCCTCGGGATAGACGGACGGATTATCGACGTTGAGGTGGATGTATCGCCCGGGCTGCCGGGCTTTGAGCTGGTGGGGCTTCCCGATACGTCGGTGAAGGAGTCGAAGGAGCGGGTACGGACGGCGATTCGTAACTCCGGCATTCAGTTGCGGCAGGAACGGGTGACGGTGAATCTTGCGCCCGCCGATGTGCGAAAGGACAGCTCGGGGCTTGATCTGCCGATAGCCGTCGGACTCCTTGCTTCCTACGGCATGGTTCCGGAGGCGGCGGTGCAGAATGCACTCTTTTCGGCGGAACTCTCTCTCGATGGAAACTGCCGTCCGATCAGCGGCATCCTTCCGATGGCGATTACGGCGCGTGAGCACGGTCTGACGGAATTCTACGTTGCTCCCTCCAATGCAGATGAGGCACTCCTCATTGACGGACTGAAGGTCTATGCGGTTGAGAATCTGGCGCAGCTTGTGCGTCATCTGACAGGCACGGAGACGCTGACTCCTGCCACACCAAATCATATCGAAACACAAAAAGACGCCGCTTTCACCGATGACTTTGCGGATGTGCAGGGGCAGTATCAGGCGAAACGTGCGCTTGAGATTGCAGCGGCAGGAGGGCATAATGTCCTCATGGTCGGCGTGCCCGGTTCTGGCAAGACGATGCTGGCACGTCGGATGCCTTCGATTCTGCCGGAGCTGACGAAGGAAGAAGCCATCGAGATCACAAAGATTTACAGCATCTCGGGGCTGCTCGGCAAGGATACGGGGCTTGTGACGACGCGCCCCTTTCGCAGTCCGCATCATACGTCCTCGACGGTGGCGATGATCGGCGGAGGCAGTATCCCGCGTCCGGGGGAGGTGACGCTTGCCCATCACGGCGTGCTCTTTCTGGATGAGCTGCCGGAGTTCAGCAAGAAGACACTTGAGGTGCTGCGCGAGCCGATCGAGGATCGTCAGATTACCGTGTCGCGTGCGAACGCAACACTGACCTTTCCCTCTAGTATCATTTTGGTAGCCGCGATGAATCCGTGCCCCTGTGGATTTCACGGAGATAAGGATCATATATGTGAGTGTTCTGCGGGCGAGATCAAGCGATATACACGAAAATTATCAGGACCGTTGCTTGACCGTATCGATCTTCATATCCGTGTGTCGCGTGTAACCTATGCGGATCTTCATGCTACGCGTAAGGCGGAATCCTCTGAATCCATTCGTCAGCGTGTTGTGGCAGCTCGCATCATTCAGCGCGAGCGATTGCAGAGACACGGCCTCTTTTGTAATGCACAGATGAATCACAGCATGATAAAGAAATATTGTCGGCTTGAGCAGGAGGCTGAGGGGTTGCTTGAGGCGGCATTTCACCGCATCAACCTATCGGCGCGTTCTCACGACCGCATCATCAAGGTAGCACGGACGATTGCCGATCTCGGGCAAAGTCCCGTTATCACGCCAGCACATATTGCAGAGGCAATCCAGTTGCGCTCTGATGTTGGACTGAATATCGAATGACTCAACCTTCACACATAAAAACATATGTCACGACTTGAAAATTCTTGCCTTACAGGTGAAAATCAATCCCATCTACGCATATAATCGAATATGTCTACAATCTATTCTACCGATTCCCCTTTGCCATAAAGGTGCGGTAGGTGCGCTCCATCTCCTTGCGCGTCTTGCTTGCGGGCCAAAGCTCGCCGAGTGCACCCTCACGCATCCCTGCGGCGAGGTGTTTGTAGAGGTTCGGATTATCCCTGCCGAGCGTTTCAATCAGTTCTTTGACGGTCTGGCGTGTGGTGTTGCCGTTGTGGGGGCAGGGCGAGGGGATCGGCGTGAAGCCGTGGTATTGGATCGCGTCGATGATTTCCTGCTCGCGGAAGTAGACGAGGGGGCGGATGACGGTAATGTCCGTCTTATCGAGATAGGTTTTGGGACGGAACGTGTTCAACTGCCCCGAGTAGAATAGACTCATGAGAAAGGTCTCCACGGCATCGTCATGGTGATGCGCGTAGGCGACCTTATTCATATGGTGTGCTGCGGCATAGCGGTTGACTGCGCCGCGCCGAAAGAACGCGCAGGTAAAGCAGGGGCTTTTGTCGTCCTGCTCCGCAATCGCGCCTGCGATATCGACATCCACAACCTCGTAGGGGACATTAAGCTGCTTGCAGAATGCTGCAATCGCATCGGTATCAAACGGATCGTCAAAGTGCGGATTGACGGTGAATGCCGCGATGGTAAAATCTCTTTTCAGACGTTCGCGCAGGATGGCGAGGGCGTAGGTGAGAAAAATGCTGTCCTTGCCGCCCGATACACCGATCAAGATGCGGTCGCCCTGCTCGATCAGTTCGAACTCCACGACGGCGCGCATGAGTTTGCTGAAATAGGATTGTGGGATATTGATATTCAATGAAAACTTCCTTTATTCTTTATGGCAGAGATAAACGCCGAGAACGCCGTTCTTGATGGAGACGGTAAACGTGTTTTTTGTGTTTTCGTGTGCGAGCACGTTGCTGATTGCAAGTGATGCACGATTTGTGATGCACGCATCCCGCAGTTCCCAATACAGACCACGCGTTGTTACGCCCGTACATTTCTCCGTAAAGGGGAGGAGCGATATGGTATGCGGAGAAGCGTCGCACGTCACCGTCAGCGATTCGCCCGCATGGAGATAGAAAAGTGTTTCGCGCTCGTCCACAAGTACGCAGGGGATGGGGGCGTGTGCGGCGACAGAGGCGGTACTCATGAGATGGTCGAGCCGCCCGCCAAATGCTGCCGTCAAAATGGCGAGTGGGTGGGCATACTGCTCTGCGGCAATTTGAAGCGCAAGCTCCGTGTCCGTAAAATCCTTTTCTGGTGGGAAGGCATGTACATGTGTACCGCGTTCTTCTGCCCACGTCCATGCCTTGCTGCTTGCGCTGTCCCCATCGCCGATCAGATGGACGGGTGGAAGCTTTAGTGCATGACAGATATTTACACCCCGGTCAATCGCCAAGATGGGGCGATCGGTACTGCCCTTTTCGGATTGCTGAACGAACTGTGTCAGCCAATCTTTTGCCGGTGTTCGTCCTCCGCCAATGCAGATAATCTCCTGCGACGGTACGCATGGCAGCGTTGCATGGAGGTTTGGGAGGATGAGAGTGTGCTTGTATTCATGCATGGCAATATTTCCTTTGTCGTATTTATGTGGTAAAATAATTATATCACACGTTATTTTTGACGAAAAGCAAAAAAGATAAAAAAGGGGGTTGACGAAGGTCAATCACCTGTGTTATATTATGACAGTCGCGCCGATGCGGCAAACGAAGAGCGGCGAAAGCCGATGAAACCAACAGCGGCGCAGGATGTACCCTGAAAACTACACAATGCAAAACAGTTGGATTTTCGAATCCAACAAGCCAGATGCAACATCGTTGTGAAGGTGGAAACACCTTCGGTCAACGAAACAACAATTCTTTTACAAGAATGACATTTTGAGCCAACAGGCTCTTCACATTAGCGGAGAGTTTGATCCTGGCTCAGGACGAACGCTGGCGGCGTGCTTAACACATGCAAGTCGAACGGGATGATCTTAAAGCTTGCTTTTAGAGAATCTAGTGGCAAACGGGTGAGTAACACGTAGACAACCTGCCGACAGGATGGGGACAACATTCCGAAAGGAATGCTAATACCG of the Selenomonas dianae genome contains:
- a CDS encoding DUF389 domain-containing protein, giving the protein MIWNKLNDFFDLHGDIASIQEITERINAGVRFRGTNLSVLMLAIFIASIGLNMNSTAVIIGAMLISPLMGSILGIGYGLARYDSTYIRSSAGSLLAQVVISVATSTLYFSLTPIDAPSSELLARTSPTIWDVLIAVFGGLAGIIGVTRKEGGNVIPGVAIATALMPPLCTAGYGIATGVMAYTVGALYLFFINSFFICLTAFIVLKIIDIPSKIERNSVEFSRQKRYLMAVAILVTLPSCFFAYQSVQENLENEQAKIYIEENFKALPHLAISYTLDSQKKTLTVFTITGISEDDLTGLTEKLHEKAHLRAFRLEVFSAEDREEMEAMIDQRLSEVRKSAIPSVQEQQTVTALKSAREESEKQGTYILDWNREAHIVFPQISRIAVGSVRAPAGTGDKSAALSETQIAFIYLQSDMDEASRARLTKWISDKAKNRVEVHFFPEVSATKENKGE
- a CDS encoding YifB family Mg chelatase-like AAA ATPase, with the translated sequence MFAKTYGATTLGIDGRIIDVEVDVSPGLPGFELVGLPDTSVKESKERVRTAIRNSGIQLRQERVTVNLAPADVRKDSSGLDLPIAVGLLASYGMVPEAAVQNALFSAELSLDGNCRPISGILPMAITAREHGLTEFYVAPSNADEALLIDGLKVYAVENLAQLVRHLTGTETLTPATPNHIETQKDAAFTDDFADVQGQYQAKRALEIAAAGGHNVLMVGVPGSGKTMLARRMPSILPELTKEEAIEITKIYSISGLLGKDTGLVTTRPFRSPHHTSSTVAMIGGGSIPRPGEVTLAHHGVLFLDELPEFSKKTLEVLREPIEDRQITVSRANATLTFPSSIILVAAMNPCPCGFHGDKDHICECSAGEIKRYTRKLSGPLLDRIDLHIRVSRVTYADLHATRKAESSESIRQRVVAARIIQRERLQRHGLFCNAQMNHSMIKKYCRLEQEAEGLLEAAFHRINLSARSHDRIIKVARTIADLGQSPVITPAHIAEAIQLRSDVGLNIE
- a CDS encoding tRNA 2-thiocytidine biosynthesis TtcA family protein; amino-acid sequence: MNINIPQSYFSKLMRAVVEFELIEQGDRILIGVSGGKDSIFLTYALAILRERLKRDFTIAAFTVNPHFDDPFDTDAIAAFCKQLNVPYEVVDVDIAGAIAEQDDKSPCFTCAFFRRGAVNRYAAAHHMNKVAYAHHHDDAVETFLMSLFYSGQLNTFRPKTYLDKTDITVIRPLVYFREQEIIDAIQYHGFTPIPSPCPHNGNTTRQTVKELIETLGRDNPNLYKHLAAGMREGALGELWPASKTRKEMERTYRTFMAKGNR
- a CDS encoding thiamine diphosphokinase: MHEYKHTLILPNLHATLPCVPSQEIICIGGGRTPAKDWLTQFVQQSEKGSTDRPILAIDRGVNICHALKLPPVHLIGDGDSASSKAWTWAEERGTHVHAFPPEKDFTDTELALQIAAEQYAHPLAILTAAFGGRLDHLMSTASVAAHAPIPCVLVDERETLFYLHAGESLTVTCDASPHTISLLPFTEKCTGVTTRGLYWELRDACITNRASLAISNVLAHENTKNTFTVSIKNGVLGVYLCHKE